GAGGCCGCCGCTTTGGGCGCCGCGCCGCCTTTGCGCGGCTTGCGTTCGGCGCGGCGAGCCATGGCCTGCAGCAGCTGGCGCGCGTTCTGGTAGTCGCCGCGCCACAGCAACGCGGTGCCTTCGCAGGCGAGCCGGTAAGCCGTGTCGGCGGTTGTGGTGTCGTCGGCGATGACGACGCGCTTCGGCGCGGGCACGCCCGCTTCGGAGCGCCAGCGCACGGTGCGCGGGCCTTCGGTGTCGGGCCAGGTGAGTGTGGATTGGTCGGTCATGGTCGATTGAGTGCGGCGGCTTTCCGTTAGCGGGCGCGAGCCTGTCGTGCCGGGCGGCCCGCCTGGGCGGCGCCACGTGGGCGCCCTCGCTTTAGCGGCGCGCCATCATATAGCAGAGCAGTGCCGCGCGGTCCGCTGCGTTGCGTTGCAGGGTGCTGAGGGCGATCATCGCGCAGCCGCCAACGCGCGTCGAGCCGGCCAAACGGCATAGGACGAATCCACGCGCGAACGGCGTTGCGAAGGCTCGCCGGGCCGCCTGTAGAATGTCCCGCCGAATTTCGCTTTATACGCTCCGGCTTCGCTTCACGTTACGTTTCCCGTTTCGTTTTCCGCCGCCGACGCGCCACCACGCCGCCATGTCCGACACGCTCACGCCGATCCGCCCACGCAAGCCGCGCACGCAGCGCGCCCGCGCGGCGCTCGACGGCGGCTTCTACGCCGGGCTGCTGCACCTCGCGGGCTTGCGCGAAAGCGTAACGGGCACGCGGCGCGGCATCGAGCGGCACGAACCGTCCGCGCGCGTAAGCGGCACGCTGATCGAACTCGCGCTCGAGCGCATTGCTGCGCAGACGCCATCGCCAGCCGCGACATCGCTCGACGAGGCGCAACGGTTCGCGCTCGCGCTGCGTATAGGCATCGCGTGGCTCAGCCGGCTCGTTTTGCTCAAAGTGCTCGAAACGCGTTGCGTCGCGCTGCACGACGACAACCCCGCCTGTGCGTTCCTGAATGCGCGCACGCTCGGCTCGTTTCGCGATCTCGGCGCGCTTTGCGAAGCCGTATTCGGTCACGGCGATGGCAATCGCGATGGCAACCGCGACGCGCGCTTCGCTCATCTGCCGCGCCTCGGCGCCGCGCTGATCGACACCGGCCTCGACGCGCGCCTTATCGACATGAGCACGCTCGACGACGCCGCCAGCTTGCCGCGCTGCGCGCACGACACCGCTGGCGAAACGCCCCTGCTCGCCGGTTTGCTCGACTTTTTCGCGGCGTTCGACTTCTCGACCGGTGTCGCGCACGTCGCGTCGTCGGCGCGGCCGTGCATCGACGCCGCCGCGCTCGGCCTCGTCTTCGAAAAGCTCAACGGCTATCGCGACGGCGCGTGGTACACGCCCGCCAGCGTCGCGATGGAACTCGCGCGCGCGGCCGTCACGCGCGCGGTGCTCAGCGCATTCAATCGTGCGCTGGGCAAGCAGTACGACAGCGTCGATCAACTAAACGCTCGACTGAACGCTCAGCGATCCGAAGCGATTTTCGATCGCGACGCCGCGCGCGCCATCTTCGACGCGATCCGCGTGTGCGATCCCGCCGTGGGCTCGGGGCACCTGCTGGTATCCGCGCTCAACGAATTGCTCGCGCTCAAGGCGCGATTCGGCCTGCTCGAAGGGCTCGGCGACAGCGCGCTCACGATCGTGGCGGACCGGCTTCGCGTCACGCGCGCGAACGGCGAGCCGCTTTGCGCGCGGCGCGATCGCGAGGCGTTGCGCACGCTCGACGCGATGCTGTACCGCGAGAAACGCCGCCTCATCGAACAGTCGCTGTTCGGCGTGGATATCGACGCCGACTCCGTGGGCATGGCGCGCGTGCGGCTCGCGATCGAACTGCTCGAACACGCCGATTTCACCGAGCGCTTGCCCGAGCTCGCGGCGAATCTCAAGCAAGGCAATGCGGCGTTGAGCGATGTCGATGTTGCGAACGCCGCCGATACCGCGGCGCCTGCGCACGACGACCGCGGCATCGCGTTCTCGTGGCGCCGCGCCTTTCCCGCGCTGTTCACGCAAAACGGGCACGCGGCGGGCGCGAACGGCTTCGACGCCGTGATCGCCAATCCGCCCTATATCGATTCCGAGCGCATGATCAACGCCGGGCAGAAGCCGCTGCGCGACGCGCTCGCGCGGCGCTGGCCGAGCGCGAAAGGCAACTGGGATCTCTACGTCGTCTTCATGGAACTGGGTCTCGCGCTGCTGAAACCGGGCGGCGCGATGGCGTACCTCACGCCCGACAAATGGCTCGCGAAACCGTTCGGCGAGGCGTTTCGCGCGCGGCATCTGCGCAAGATCGAGCGCATCGTCGCGCTGGGGCGCGGCGTGTTCGACGAGGCGCGCGTCGACGCCATCGTGACGATCTTTCGCGCGGAGGATCTCGATACGCTGAGCACCGCGCGGCTCGACGGCACGACGCTTGCCGAACTCACGCGCGTGAACAAGACGGCGCTCGCCGCGCCGTGGACGCTCGACGCGCTGCTCTCGCCGCATTACGCGTTCGCGCGGCGCCTCGCGCTCGCGCATCCGGCGCTCGGCACGCTGCTCGGTTGCGAGAATGCCTGCGCGACCGCCGACGCGTATCGCCTCGCGCCGCTCATCGAAGAAGCCGAAGAGAACGTCGATTTCGCGCGCCACTATCGCGTGGTGAACACGGGCACGCTCGCGCATTACGTGTCGCGCTGGGGCGCGAAACCGATGACTTATCTGGGCCGGCAATATCGGGCGCCGGTCGTCGATCGCGCGCGCTTCGCCGCGACCTTCGCGAACGGCTATCGCGCGAAAGCGGACGCGAAGAAGGTGATCGTCAAAGGGCTCACGCGGCTCGACGCGGCGCTCGATCTCGCCGGCGACACGATCCCCGGCAAGACCACGCTGATCCTGCGCAGCCACGACGAGGCCGTGCTCAAGTTCGCGGCCGCGCTGCTCAACTGCCCGCTCTCGGGATTCCTGATTCGCGCGCAGTACGGTGCCTCGAGCTACAACGGCGGCGTGGCGTTCACGAAGGCGATGATCGACGCGTTGCCCGCGCCCGGCGATCCCGCGTTACGCGCGCGCATCGTGGCGCTCGTCGACCGTTTGCTGGCGTTCGCGCGCGCGCATGAGCCAGCGTGCGCGCAGGCGATCGCCCGCGAAATCGACATGGCGATCTATGTGGCGTTCGGGCTGACGGCAGCGGAGATCGACGTGGTGGAGAAGCGGGGGTGAGGCGGCGGGCGTAATGGATTTCTAGGCCGCAAAACGAAAAAGGGTTACCGCAGGAATGCGATAACCCTTCTCGAATGTTTGGTGCCGGCTGCAGGAATCAAATTTTGCCCTGCAATCGCCGTCAGGTAAAGCTCTGAAGGAATCTACAATGATTTGTACCAACAAAAATACCAACAAAAAAAATTGTTGTTTATTTGCTTTAGACGCTAGGCCGGCATTTGACAACGTGGGCTTGCTCACAGTTTTCGCTATCCCACCGCATTTAGAATCGCCGTCCATAGACCAAGGTCAACGAAGCTAGCTAACAACGGCTTCGCGCCGACAGATAACGACAACGGAGATCATCCATGAACAAAATCCTTCTTGCACTTTTCTGCTTCGCCAGCGTCGCGCCAGTCGCCCACGCGCAAGATTCCCAAAAGCCAGAAGTCGCGTTTGCAAATACCCTCTTCGGTATCGCGCACCAGTGTCAGTTTCAATACGGTCTGGACCGTAGCCTACAGGACCAAGCACGATCATATGGACAAGCCGCGCCCGATGCGACCGAGTCACTTGTCTCGTGCTATCGGGCGGGCAAGACTGATGGCAAAGCGGCGTTCGATGCAATAACAAGCCGACCGCACAACGCACAGATTAAGGCTGATATCAAAATGGCCTATGCAAGCTGGCTAACTTGGATGGACGCAATTGGCCGAGCCAATGAAGAGGAGTCGCCGCCCGCGCAACGCGACTTCGAAAAGTCAGCGAACATTTTGAAAGTCGATGTGGAAACCGACTAGCTGGCGGCCCGCATTCTCCGTGAGAACGCACCTCCAGAGACACGCCGATTCGAAACAAAATTGAAACTTGCTGCAAATCGCTTCCATCGCTCAGGGCCTTCGTCAGCAACGGATTACTTGTCGCGAAGGACACCCTGAGTGAATGCCTACCTACGCACCGGAGTTAACAAAGTTCACTCGCCCGCGAGGCATGCGACTCACAAAGCTATCCAAATGCTCTTGCAACGAGATCGTTGACGGCATCTGTAAGCGGCTGGATGCCCACACCTCGTCTCTGTGCGAGTTGAAGCGCTGATTGAAGCACGGCTGCTCGGTCATCCGTTGGCATCGCAATAATGAAGCCACGTAGCGCTCTGCTTGCTCGTGACAACGACCTATCGTTGTTGCGCTTGTCACTCGCCAGCCAAGCGTCAAATTTCTTGAAGAACGCATCTAGAGTTGACTCGGAAACGGTCAAGCGCACATGCCGGCGCTCGCCATACTGGTTGTCGGATGTTTCAAAATTGACCCCGAGGTAGTCAAACCCTCCCGCGCACGTTACCTCTCCTCTTTCGATTGAACCAAGCTGCAGCGGCCCAACTGGATGCTCTACCAAATTGGATCGGTAGCGGGAGACTTTGGCATCGACATCCTCAGGCGAATACCCCAAAATCAACGCGTTATCGGCGTATGGGAATACGTCTTCTATCCCCGCGAATGCACTTTCGAGGAGATAGTATGCAATGAGGGGCGACGAGGCCGCTCCTTGAAGCAGAGCCAGCGGGCGACGGGCAGCAACGCTACACGACGCTATAGAGGGCGGAGCACCGTTGCTTTGAGCCCGTGCCCAGTCCTCAGGTCGCATACACACCGTGTTTTCCAGAACCTGCCGTGTCAGCGGCAGAATCTGGGTGGCTCGGCGTAAGTCCACAGAATCGAAAAACGCTTTTACATCCACACTCGCGTAATGGCTGATCGCGGGATCGCCTAGTGCTTCCCTAACCTCGTATAGGCCAGGCACGCGGCCCCCGTCGTTCAGCATCTGCTTCCACAACCGCGCCGCAATAAGCGGCTCCAGCGCCTGCTTAACCAACACGTGCCGCGCGCGCATGCTTGGCCCGAACCTCCAAGTCAGACGCTTCGCCCCGTCAGCTTTTGGAACGTATTTCGGTACGCGGGATTCCGCAGAGGGCCAACCCGGATGCAGCTTGCGCCTTAGCTCTTCGCCGCGCCCGTCCCAGTGGCTGACGAAGCTGTGCTCCCAATTTGAGCCGCGAGGTTCGCCTTGACTGAATACCTGGCGAAGTGCCAACAATTGGGTGTCATCGGAGGCCAGATAACGCCCTACCGCAACACACAACTGTTTCAAGCCTCGACCGTCCCGCGCGAGCAATGCGGCTTTCTCAATGTCGCCGCGTAGCACGCGCTGGTGAAAAAGAGCCTCACGCCTCCATTTCCGATAGCCAGGCGGCAGCTTATGCGCTGGCCGGGGGGCGCTTCGCGATGCCGCAACAAACAAATGCGCGGAGGACGTAGATCGCGCAAACCTTGCCTGAATTTTCGCCATGATTATTCGCCCGCGTACGGAGGGCGTGACTCCATCCAAGCATCAATTTCCGATGCACGCCAAGCGACTGCCCGCACGCCAATGCGGACCGGTCCTGGAAAGCAGCCGTCTTTTACCAGACGGTAAACGGTGGCGCGTGACAGGCCCACGCGTGCCATAACAATAGGCAAGCGCAACAAGCGTTCTGCAGAAGGTTGAGTCATCTTGACGCCTCGTGACTGTTTATAAGACGGGTCAATAGTGCGTCAATGTGCAAGCCTAGCGTTAGGCTAAACCCCCCACCTGAAATAAGGGCGGGCTTTTGCCTCTATTCGGTTCCACTGTTCGTCCCACGGTTGCCGCCGACGATGCCGCCCGTAACTCCTGCGCGCAGTCCTTACGGCTCGAATAACGACGCTAGGATCGCCTAACGGATCAGGGAGAATGCCCTCCAATAGGTCGTTAAAATCCTTGATAGCTCGCACCTGCGGCACCTGCCCATAGGTCAGCCACCACGCCCGAATCAAGGCCATCGCACAGATACGAGGAAACGACATCGGGCGCCCGTTTTGTCCGTGCGCAGCAGCTTCTTTACTCGCAAATGCCCCGAGCAGCGTTTCAGGCCCGCTCTTTCGTGTCCGCCTTGATCCAATGCGCTTCGGGTCGGTAGCGACTTCGCTTGGGAGCGGAATTTCGGTCAATAGCTCGATCCAATGCTTCACGTTTTGCGCGAGTATGGAATTTGAGTATTCGCTTTGGTACGCAACCGCTTGCAATTTGTGCAAGGAGGCTATCGTGGAGTTGAATTGTTTCTGTAGGGGATCGAGCGCGCTAGCATTCCCCGATTGGACGGCCTGAAGGCGCGAAGCCAGCAAAACGACAAAATGGCGGGCTAGTTGCTCTGAATTGCGAACGCGTGCTCGCGCGCGTCGAATGCGCCTATGTTGGTTCCGGCAACCTGGGGCGGCGCGCTCCTCTTCATTTCGCTCGCGCGCCCATTTCTCGAAGTGAAGTGCTTGCCAATCCGGTCTCTCGGACGAAAAGCTGCGCAAGCTCACTTGTGCGGAGGTGCCGTAGCTCAAGAGATGATCGGGCAACGAGCACATCGTCACACCCGCTGCGTCGCCTGTTTTGTTTGCAACGCGTTTCAAAGTGCTGCCGCCCTTGCTGCCGATCCCGCCGACGTGCGCGCTTTGTGCTCCAATCCATCCAGCAAATCAGCCCATGCTTGCATCATCCTGCGCCGCTCCGGCAGATATTGCGCTCGATTGTAGCTATCACGCACCTTGTCTTTTGGACGATGCGCAAGCTGACGCTCGATATGATCCGCGTTGAAACCGCGCTCATTCAAGATTGTCGATGCCGTTGTACGGAAACCGTGACCGGTCACGCGCCCGTGATATCCCATTCGATAGAGCGCGAAAAGAATCGTATTTTCGCTTATGGGGCTAGTCGCCTTTGTTCTTCCGGGGAAAACCAAACCCTCCCCACCAGTCAGCGCATGGAGGCGGCGCAACACCGAAACGGCCTGAGTCGAAAGCGGAACAATATGCCCTTCGCGCATTTTCATCCGCTCCGCTGGAATACGCCATTCCCCAGCGGCAAAGTCAATCTCTGCCCAAGTTGCCCCGCGTAATTCGCCAGTTCTGACGAAAGTGAGCATCAGGAGTCGGATCGCAAGGCCGGTTTGCTCTTCGCCGTCATAGCTCGAAAGCCTGCCCAGGAACTCGGGTAGCTCGCTTTCTTTAAATGCCTTGTAGTGAGTAACGGGCACGGTCGTAAGCTGCCCGCTGAGCCGTGCCGCTGGATTTACTTCGACCAAGCCGCCAGCGCATGCGAAGTCAAACACAGCAACGCATCGCTGCAGCACGCGGTGAGCAATCTCGTGCGCGCCCCTAGCTTCTACCTTTCGAATTGCAGCCAAGATATCGCTTCGCGAGATTGCACCCACGGCTTTTGTCCCGAACGCAGGAAAAAGGTCACGCTCCATAGAACTAAGGATTTTCGCGCCGTGATTATCTGACCACTTCAGCTTTCTCGTGTTGTGCCACTGGCGGGCCACAACTTCGAAGGTATTTTGCTGAGCGGCTAGCCGGCGTTGATCTACGTCCGCGCGATGGGACACGGGATCAATGCCCGCCTTGACAAGTTTTTTTGCCGAATCTCGACTCTCGCGCGCTTCCGCCAGCGTCACTTCTGGATAAACGCCAATGGCAAAAGTCTTCTGGCGGCCTGCCAATCGGTAAGCTAGACGCCAGTATTTCGCGCCAGTTGGCAACACATACAAGTACATGCCTCCAGAGTCGGAGACCTTGTAGGGTTTTTCGCGCGCCTTGAGGCCGCGAACGGCAGCGTCTGTCAGGAGGGGCATAGGCCGGTACCAACACTCGATCATGCGGTGCCAACGAATATACCATCACCTTCCTGAGATTTTCTGGAGTATCCTAAGACAGCTTGAGATGAAAAAAAGCCCGCAAACCGTTGCCGGCGCGGGCTTTTGAGACGACTTGCGATATTGCGAGACTTGAATGTGGTGCCGGCTGCAGGACTCGAACCCGCCACCTGATGATTACAAATCAACTGCTCTACCAGATGAGCTAAGCCGGCGTAGCCCGCTATTCTACCTTACTTCACGATCTTGAGGTGACCCTTGCCGCCGCCCTTGTTACCGCCGTCGTCGTCCTTGTCGGTGGTGCGTGCGGCGCTCGGCGCAACGGGTTCGACCGCCGGTTCGTCGTGCGCTTCCTGCGCGCCAACGTCTTCGTGATCTTCGGAATTGAGCACGTCGTCGGCGTCACCGGGCGGCGCTTCAACGGGGAACGCCATGCCCTGGCCGTTCTCGCGCGCGTAGATCGCGAGCACGTTCGGCACCGGCACCTCGATGCGATGCGACTTGCCCGAGAAGCGCGCGTGAAACTCGATCATCTCGTTGCCCATCTGCAACTGGCTCGTGGCCTCGAAGCTGATGTTCAGGACGATCTCGCCGTCGCGCACGAACTGGCGCGGCACGCGCGTGCGGTTGTCGACCCGCACCGCGATGTGCGGCGTGAAGCCGTTGTCCGTGCACCATTCGTACAGCGCACGCAGCAGATACGGCTTGGTGGAAATTTCTTGCATCAACGATCCTTTCGCGAGGCGGCGCCCACATCCACGCCGTGCACGCCGCCCCTGTGACCCGAAACCACCGGGGAACAGCTTAGCGGCGCATGACCTTTTCGGACGGCGTGAGCGCTTCGATGTAGGCCGGACGGCTGAAGATGCGCTCGGCGTACTTCATGAGCGGCGCGGCGTTCTTCGAGAGTTCGATGCCGTAGTGGTCGAGGCGCCACAGGAGCGGCGCGATCGCGACGTCGAGCATCGAGAACTCTTCGCCCAGCATGTACTTGTTCTTCAGGAAGATCGGCGCGAGCTGCGTGAGGCGGTCGCGGATCGCGAGGCGCGCCTTCTCGTGGTTCTTCTCGGCGGCCTTGCCCTTCTCGTTTTCGAGCGTACTCACGTGCACGAACAGTTCTTTCTCGAAGTTGAGCAGGAACAGGCGGGCGCGCGCGCGCTGCACCGGGTCCGCCGGCATCAGCTGCGGGTGCGGGAAGCGCTCGTCGATGTACTCATTGATGATGTTCGACTCGTACAGAATCAGGTCGCGTTCGACCAGAATCGGCACCTGACCGTACGGATTCATCACGGCGATGTCTTCCGGTTTGTTGAACAGGTCGACGTCGCGGATTTCGAAGTCCATGCCCTTTTCGAACAACACCAGCCGGCAGCGCTGGGAGAACGGGCAGGTAGTGCCGGAGTACAGAACCATCATGATTTACATTTCCTCAATAAACCCAAAAGGCCAGCAGGCGAAAAACCGCCTGACGGCTGAACCGTCAGACGGTTTCTCGTCGCACCGCCCCACGTCGGTCAGGACGTGATTATTTGATATCTTTCCAGTACGCGGCGTTCAATCGCCACGCGAAAAAGCTCAGGATGCCGAGGAACAAAAGCACCCACACGCCAAGCTGCTTGCGGGTTTTCTGCTCCGGCTCCGACATCCAGCCGAGGTATGCCACCAGGTCGGCCACGTCAGCATCATAATCCACCGGTGAAAGCTTCCCCGGCGTGACGACCTGATACCCCGCGAAGCGACGAACCTTTTCCCCGCTTTCCTCGTCCGTCGTTTCCTCGAACTTCGCCGTGCGCACGCCCTGCAACTGCCACAGCACATGGGGCATGCTCACATTCTCAAACACCAGATTGTTCCAGCCGGTCGGCCGCGTGTCGTCACGGTAGAAGCTGCGCAGGTACGTGTACAGCCAGTCGCGCCCGCGCGCCCGCGCTTCGACGGAGAGGTCCGGCGGCGCCACGCCGAACCACGACTTCGCGTCGTCCGGGCGCATTGCGATGGACATCGTGTTGCCGACCTTGTCGGTCGTGAACAGCAGATTATCTTCGATTTGCTTCTGCGGAATGCCGAGATCCTGCAGGCGGCTGTACCGCATCAGGCTCGCACTATGGCAGTTCAGGCAATAGTTTACAAACAATTGGGCGCCGTGCTGCAGCGAAGCAAGATTTTCGCCGTTATCGGGAGCGCGGTCGAGCGGAATGTTTTCCTGCGCAGCTACGGATCCGACCCCAAACGTGAAAATCAGCGCCAGCGCGGCCATGGCGCGGCGCACGCTCGCCCGCGCGAGCGTCGAAAACTGAGAGTGTCCCGTCATGTCTTCCTCGCTCGTCGATTAATGGGGCTTGAAGCGCACGCGCTCGGGCGGCTGCTTGAAGGTGCCAAGCGGCGTCCAGAACGGCATGCCGAGGAAGAAAGCGAAGTAGACGAGCGCGCACACCTGCGCGATCAGTGTGGCCGCGGGCGAAGGCGGTTTCGTGCCGAGGAAGGCGAGCGTGAGGAACGC
The Paraburkholderia acidisoli genome window above contains:
- a CDS encoding type IIG restriction enzyme/methyltransferase, with translation MLRAIIAQPPTRVEPAKRHRTNPRANGVAKARRAACRMSRRISLYTLRLRFTLRFPFRFPPPTRHHAAMSDTLTPIRPRKPRTQRARAALDGGFYAGLLHLAGLRESVTGTRRGIERHEPSARVSGTLIELALERIAAQTPSPAATSLDEAQRFALALRIGIAWLSRLVLLKVLETRCVALHDDNPACAFLNARTLGSFRDLGALCEAVFGHGDGNRDGNRDARFAHLPRLGAALIDTGLDARLIDMSTLDDAASLPRCAHDTAGETPLLAGLLDFFAAFDFSTGVAHVASSARPCIDAAALGLVFEKLNGYRDGAWYTPASVAMELARAAVTRAVLSAFNRALGKQYDSVDQLNARLNAQRSEAIFDRDAARAIFDAIRVCDPAVGSGHLLVSALNELLALKARFGLLEGLGDSALTIVADRLRVTRANGEPLCARRDREALRTLDAMLYREKRRLIEQSLFGVDIDADSVGMARVRLAIELLEHADFTERLPELAANLKQGNAALSDVDVANAADTAAPAHDDRGIAFSWRRAFPALFTQNGHAAGANGFDAVIANPPYIDSERMINAGQKPLRDALARRWPSAKGNWDLYVVFMELGLALLKPGGAMAYLTPDKWLAKPFGEAFRARHLRKIERIVALGRGVFDEARVDAIVTIFRAEDLDTLSTARLDGTTLAELTRVNKTALAAPWTLDALLSPHYAFARRLALAHPALGTLLGCENACATADAYRLAPLIEEAEENVDFARHYRVVNTGTLAHYVSRWGAKPMTYLGRQYRAPVVDRARFAATFANGYRAKADAKKVIVKGLTRLDAALDLAGDTIPGKTTLILRSHDEAVLKFAAALLNCPLSGFLIRAQYGASSYNGGVAFTKAMIDALPAPGDPALRARIVALVDRLLAFARAHEPACAQAIAREIDMAIYVAFGLTAAEIDVVEKRG
- a CDS encoding RNA-dependent RNA polymerase family protein yields the protein MAKIQARFARSTSSAHLFVAASRSAPRPAHKLPPGYRKWRREALFHQRVLRGDIEKAALLARDGRGLKQLCVAVGRYLASDDTQLLALRQVFSQGEPRGSNWEHSFVSHWDGRGEELRRKLHPGWPSAESRVPKYVPKADGAKRLTWRFGPSMRARHVLVKQALEPLIAARLWKQMLNDGGRVPGLYEVREALGDPAISHYASVDVKAFFDSVDLRRATQILPLTRQVLENTVCMRPEDWARAQSNGAPPSIASCSVAARRPLALLQGAASSPLIAYYLLESAFAGIEDVFPYADNALILGYSPEDVDAKVSRYRSNLVEHPVGPLQLGSIERGEVTCAGGFDYLGVNFETSDNQYGERRHVRLTVSESTLDAFFKKFDAWLASDKRNNDRSLSRASRALRGFIIAMPTDDRAAVLQSALQLAQRRGVGIQPLTDAVNDLVARAFG
- a CDS encoding helix-turn-helix transcriptional regulator, which codes for MTQPSAERLLRLPIVMARVGLSRATVYRLVKDGCFPGPVRIGVRAVAWRASEIDAWMESRPPYAGE
- a CDS encoding tyrosine-type recombinase/integrase, giving the protein MPLLTDAAVRGLKAREKPYKVSDSGGMYLYVLPTGAKYWRLAYRLAGRQKTFAIGVYPEVTLAEARESRDSAKKLVKAGIDPVSHRADVDQRRLAAQQNTFEVVARQWHNTRKLKWSDNHGAKILSSMERDLFPAFGTKAVGAISRSDILAAIRKVEARGAHEIAHRVLQRCVAVFDFACAGGLVEVNPAARLSGQLTTVPVTHYKAFKESELPEFLGRLSSYDGEEQTGLAIRLLMLTFVRTGELRGATWAEIDFAAGEWRIPAERMKMREGHIVPLSTQAVSVLRRLHALTGGEGLVFPGRTKATSPISENTILFALYRMGYHGRVTGHGFRTTASTILNERGFNADHIERQLAHRPKDKVRDSYNRAQYLPERRRMMQAWADLLDGLEHKARTSAGSAARAAAL
- a CDS encoding ClpXP protease specificity-enhancing factor — translated: MQEISTKPYLLRALYEWCTDNGFTPHIAVRVDNRTRVPRQFVRDGEIVLNISFEATSQLQMGNEMIEFHARFSGKSHRIEVPVPNVLAIYARENGQGMAFPVEAPPGDADDVLNSEDHEDVGAQEAHDEPAVEPVAPSAARTTDKDDDGGNKGGGKGHLKIVK
- a CDS encoding glutathione S-transferase N-terminal domain-containing protein encodes the protein MMVLYSGTTCPFSQRCRLVLFEKGMDFEIRDVDLFNKPEDIAVMNPYGQVPILVERDLILYESNIINEYIDERFPHPQLMPADPVQRARARLFLLNFEKELFVHVSTLENEKGKAAEKNHEKARLAIRDRLTQLAPIFLKNKYMLGEEFSMLDVAIAPLLWRLDHYGIELSKNAAPLMKYAERIFSRPAYIEALTPSEKVMRR
- a CDS encoding cytochrome c1 yields the protein MAALALIFTFGVGSVAAQENIPLDRAPDNGENLASLQHGAQLFVNYCLNCHSASLMRYSRLQDLGIPQKQIEDNLLFTTDKVGNTMSIAMRPDDAKSWFGVAPPDLSVEARARGRDWLYTYLRSFYRDDTRPTGWNNLVFENVSMPHVLWQLQGVRTAKFEETTDEESGEKVRRFAGYQVVTPGKLSPVDYDADVADLVAYLGWMSEPEQKTRKQLGVWVLLFLGILSFFAWRLNAAYWKDIK